The sequence ataatttatatttttaatttttaatttatttggttcaaaaaataatattattaaaaaacaatactattaaaaaataatattaaaatttttattttaatactttATACTAATATTTTGTTGTATGTTTCTAACTATATCAGTTATAAATTTTAtggtatgaattttttttgtatttttgtaattattttagtttgaatattTATGATGTAAgtttttttatatgtttgtaattatttcaatttgaattagaatttttatgatgtgaattattttgtatatttgtaattattttcatttaaattttgatgatgtgaatacttttgtatatttgtaattattttagtttgaatttttatgatgtgaattcttttgtatatttataattattttagtttcaatttttatgatatgaattttttatatgtttgtaattattttagtttcaatttttatgatgtgtatttattgtaaaaatataaattataaaaatataaaaaaaggtGGGTCAATTGGTGGGACGAGGGTTtgtagagggaaaaaaaaagaaaaagaaaaagggaaggaGTATATAGAGTAAGAAAGGGATGTATTTAGATCAACccatcaaatttatgttttcatctaatgtttttaattttccatttttgttttcaaaatttttgaaaatgataccAAAAACATTATTTGATCTTTCAATGActaaattgaaatttgaaaaatcttTCGGTGACCAAAAATTTTCTTAACCCTTATTTTCAGTGCTTATTAGAGAGCATGCATGATATGATAATAGTGTCTTCTAATTTTGTGGATAAGGAACATAACATAATATTTGTGGATGTGGAACAAGAAAATAGTAGACATCCACAATAGTATAGTTCTTGGCAAGTAAGAATGGTCAAATAACCAAATTATTGCAAAGTCCAAAAACTATGGCTGCTCAAGTTCAGATGCAAAACTCTAGTAACCTTTGACAGCTACGACAGACCATCCAGAGTAAATCTGTTGCCAAGATATTCAGACAAATTGAAAAAAGTAACTTCATGGGAATCCCAAACTACTTCTCCCCCTTCCTAGCTATATACAATCTATAAGAGGTGGTCAAATACTTCCTTTGAGCTTCAGCTCGACCACCAACCTTTCCATGACTATCTAAGACATGGACTGGTCATTCAATGTGTCTCCTAACCTATGCCATATCATACAAAGGAGACCCAAATTTGTGCATATCTAGACTCCAAAAAAACTACAACATCATGAAGTCGGACCTGCATTGTTAGGAACATGACTCCATCGCACAGACAAGGTTACACGAAAGTCCCATGAAAAGTAGAACTTTTTAATTCACCACAACTCCAACTTTGAGTaaggaaaatatatttctttaCCGCATTTGCTGATTATAGACTAGAGAAACCAGCAAATACAGCACTCTCAAATAATTCTTAGAACACAAAAACAACCTTCAACAATTTAAAGCCTCCAGAATTCCTGACTCCAAACTAATGTTTTCAAAACAGCCAAGCCAACAAAAGGTCTTTTACTCCTCTATTCAAATTTGAAAAAGGTGACATGACTATATCAAGACAATAAATTAGAAATCTGAGAAGAACTGAGAAGCTACGATTGGAGACAGTTTTAAGCCGGACTCATGCTAAGATTTGAAGCTACCACTAATGTAACTAGAATTGTAAATGTCTGCTTCTCTCTAaccaaaaatcatgattttttctGAACGCAACAGAAAATCGGGAAAAAAAGGTGAGAAAGTTTAGGTTGTAACCAGGCCATCAAATCAGAGAATCAGAGAGAGCAGACATGTTGACCCATCAATTCCTGTGCACATTACCATGCAACCTTCATTTTCTACTTGAATCCAGAGCATCGGCTTATTGTACACAGATCATATCAGATACTACCACTTGGAAACAATAAAACCACAACAATAAATCCGAACGAATAAAACAAGGCACCGACTCCAACCTAATTTTTTGGAAACAGCTACGTCAGTAATTagttttaaaattgaaaaattgCTTTCTTTCTCATTTATTTATCGTTAAAAAACAGCTGGCATGACTACATCAAGACTGTAGAGTTGAAATCATAAGAGAACTGGGTATGCTTTAAATTATTTGAAGCCACAACTGAAGCCTTTAGAATCATAAATGCAAGTTCCCCTCTTAACTCTTAACAAGTAGTCTAGAAACAGCCATGCCAGCAAAGTAATCTTAACATTTTCAGATTGCCTTTTTCCTCCAACAAACTGACATGGCTATATGAAaaccattaaattaaaattgaaggAAGATTGGAAATGCTCTGAACAATATATTCGGAATAGGATAACATTTATACTTGTCTACATAGCACAACATAATCATATGTTCAAGTTTGCATCCAGAGAAAACTTCTCGTGACAGAAAGCAAAGTGGGAGGAAAAAAACTTAAAACTGgacataataaaataaagacaACCAACTATGACAATGGCCAAATAGGTAAAGAGCATGACAAAATAAACTTCAAAATCCTTCAACTTAGCATGGTGTCAAGAAAGAGGGTGTGTCATTATATAAAAGCCTCGTATCCAACCAATCACGTAAAGTTCATAAGCTCCACAACTGGTTTTAAAGTTAAAAAGACAGAAAAGAACAGGCTTATAAGATCTTATCGTATTGTTGCTAAATCAACGTTGATTCCTGATGCAGATGAAAATTAATTAgtcattaatattttattgtggTATTTTGGGAGTCCATTGTTTGTTAAACAATTAGTATTTTGCTTATGTGAAGCGTGGTTAACAAAGAAGAATTCGAAATGACAACAGCTTCTACTACATCATTCCACCACGAATTGAACATAGTAAGGTTAGAGAAGAATATATGATTTTAATCAAATTCGACAAAAGCTACTTTTCATAAGAAATTACAAACCTTTAACTAGCGAAACGAGACCCTAAGTCACTTATAAtgagaaacaaatacttaaaaggaaatcaatagaATTAATCCTAATAAAAAAATACTGAACTCCTAAAAATACTAATTGTTTAACAATCAATAGACTTCCTCAAAcaacataataaaatattaataagtaattaattttCAGCTGCATCAATTCccaaaaacaagcaacaacttgTGTAGCAAAAGATTAATGGATTCCCATAAACAAACAACTTTTCCACAAGCCAAAGATCATCCCTTACAAATTAAGCCATGGAAGTCTATATTCCCCAAGTTCACACCTTCATAACTACACATTACAATTCCGAGAAGAAAATTGTTAGCATTAATTCAACATTTCGAAACCACCATCATGCATCACGCCAAACACCCAAAACGAAGCGTAATTCAAAATCAATACGCCAGAACAAAGCCTCCTTACCCCCACTAACTTCAAAACCAAATAaacgaaaagaaacaaaaaagagaaagaaacacaCCCGAATTCTTCACGATCTCACTTAGCTACCATCCTGGCAATGAAATCTTCGTAACGGATCTTCCCGTCGGACCCAACATCCACCTCCCGGATCCACTCATCGAACTCAGACGACTCCAGCTTCTCCCCAATGTTAATCAGGATGTGGCGCAGATCCGAGACGGTGACGGAACCTGTGTTTTCCTTGTCGAGCACGTTGAAAGCGTCACGGAGCTGTCGATCGAAGGGCTCGGATTTCAGGTGCTTGGCCATGAGATCCAGAAAGCGAGAGAAGTCGAAAGGTGCGGTCAGTTTCTCCTCGGCGATTATGGACTTGAGCTGGGCCTGCGTGGGGTTACCCCCGAGAGAACGCATGAGAATCCCCAGCTCAGACGGGGCGATCTTGCCGTCTCCGTCAGTGTCAAAAAGCGTGAACGCTTCCTTCATTGAAGAGACCTGGTCATCGCTTAGATCCTTGCCCATTTGCAGTTAGGATGTGCGTCTAGAGCAGTACAGCCCTTAATCCTTGTGTCTATTTTTGGCTGGGCTTTTATAGTTTTATGTTGGACgaggttttttttcccttttttcttgGTGACGGGTCAACCACCAGGTTGGGCTACTCTTTGGACGATGTATCTATGGTGCTGGTGGTGCTGGTTATTAGATTACGATTTCAtatctcatattacatctcgTATATAATACGACGAAAGACGGTGACGATGATTGACACGaacaatggtggagatggacaTAATATTCTATAGATCATGGATATTAAAGAAGAAAGACAAATATGAGATTACgtaattttaacttttaaaagaagtatttatatttaaaagagATACTTATATGATAAATACTTTTTACTTtgacctaaatatccaattttcATAAAATGAACACTAATATGTCATCTTCCAAATAATATTTGGGCTTTTTATTAGATATCAAGAAGGCACACCAAAAAGGCCATCAAGTTTAATCGGCCCAACACAGAACTTGCCGGTTGTACCAACTATCAACACACAGAATTTTATCATAGGACTAAATTCAAGGGACAAAGTAACATCTTAGCGGTTTGGTTCCGGCTAACACATTAAAGCATGAATAGCAAGACTTGAAGATCATCTTAGAAGCCAAGAACAAAGCTAATAAAACTTCGATTTTAAAGGATGTCTAGTTTCTTGAAAATTCACAACTCGTTGAAGCTTACACAAAGACAGAACACCAACATAGCGCGATTTAACCACTGCCACAAATACTAAAACCTTCGATTCCTTACTCCTCCACCTAGATCAGCAATTGCCATTTAACACCGAGGTTTTCCACCAGTTGTTACCAGTGAGAAGTGTAGTGAGAAGGAAACTAATTGAAGATGAGTCCAACAGCTAATCAGATTTAAGATTGTACGATCCTCCATTCTGCTCTCCATTGCTTTCTGATCCCTCTTTCAGCTGGAAATTTTTTAACATGTTAAATTATAGGAGCAAAGAGATACATAATGCAAGGTAAAAAAAATAGTGTACATCATTGCAAGATAACAGacacttaatagagtaaaaGTGTCCAAGCATCTTCCGAGCAAGACAGTTTGGACATTAAACATAGGGGAACCTGGAGCCTGGCGTCTAATAAGTTCAACTTAGAATAAAAGAAATCTGACTGAAAAATCAACCTGACAGAAATATGTTGACACAGAAGCAAAGAAGTTGACAAGATGTCACAATAACTACTTATGGTCTAATTTCGAACAAGGAACACTTGTCCAATATGTCCAGGCAAGCTCAGAACATAAGGTCTtggtaaaaattaatattacaaCAAAAAGACACATGAAACAAAATTACCTTTGAAAGTAGCTTCCTCTGATATCGATAGCCCTAATCATAGAAAATTATCAGACAAACCATTTTTAAGATGAGATTCTACTGAAATAACGTAGTAAAATCACAAACTATATAATTACCTTGTCAGTACCATAAATAAAATCACAGTACGTAAATACAGAAGCAAAGTTGCTGTGACTTTGTCCCCCTACGTAATGATGGTAATCATGGTATTCTGCACCACCATAAAATGGAATATACTTTGTGGGAATCCATGGGAAGTCATATCTGCATAATAACCGAATTATGTTATGCTTTAAATGTGTCAATATTGTGAAACCTCAGTGCAGAATGTAGATGTAGGCCATGAATAGCAACAGAACATATAAAACTAAGGTGTACAAATGCACTATGATTAGAAAAGGTTTATGATTCTCATGCTGCTGATTAGCATATAAGAGGGATCATAACACAGTACATCAACAATAGAACATTTCTAAAAGATGTACAATGTTGTTGTTCCTATATAAGCATATATTGAATCCATAATTTGAGTCCCGCATCCCGATTGTGTCACCACTACAAATTGAAAAGGATGGTAAAAGGTAAAAATAAGGTAAagaactcccgtgcacaagactctcgCAGTGGATGGTGTTGGGGACATACAGAATGTACGCAGACTTTACCCCCACAAAATATGTGGAGATTTCGTTTCCATAAATTGGACCTGTGagttgtgacctctaggttacaGCCCTGCAACTCTACCGCTAGACCACATGCTCCCACAAACTGAAAAAGATGATGGCAATTTTAGCTTCAAGAGCAATCGCTGCACATTTCCATAtaacaaaaaacagaaaatgataCTAAATATAACCTTAGGTTTCACCTttactcattttctttctttcattcattattttcttctctcttttttcaatAGGTAAATTCCACAGCCCTCCAGGTGATCTATTGTAGTATTGCTTTATTCAAAAGTCagaatttcttttaaaaaaaattgaattatctTCCCAGCAGAACTCAATGGACTTTATACAGGCTTTGCTCCAATCACTTGCCTTGCAAAAGTCCCAGTTTGGCAAATGAAGTCATCCGTCATGAATCTAAAGTAGCTGGATAGGTAAATTTCTCATTTATTCAAATCAATAACAACAAATAGAATAGATAAGAAATTATTGAAAGAGTACGAAGTACCAGGTTGTCATTGACAGAGAGATACCCCTATCGTAAAAAAATATCCAGCCCATTTCCTGTACTTTGGTTTTCGCTTCACTAGAGTATATTTGTATATGCAAATCCTACAGTCACCTATGGAGCACATACAGAGACACGAGATCCAGGTGCAAAGGGACACAAATACATGTTACTGAAGTTGTCATACAACCCCctttaaacaaataattattgacttaataaatattttatgccatttattttctttaagaaaataaatggaTGATGCCAGCCAAGCAAACAACAAACTGACACGGAACAAAAATCCACATGTCCACACTTtaagcaaaacaaaaactaatCATCTAATCCTAGTGCTCTGAATGTATATCCCAAAGGGCAAAggcatgttttttttcttcctcaattTGGGTATCCAGTGAGAATTACATCCAATCTATATAGACAGTTAGACACACAAGATGTGGGGACATTGAAGTATCTGTGCTGCATAAATGGTCGCCAAAAATCTCCAAATATCTGTTTTTGCTAGACTTCTTCATATAGCATTATAGCTACATCTCAAATTTGCTATTCCTTTTCCTCAATATTCTACAGGAAATTCTAATCAAATATGTCAGAAATTCACAGTGCAGAACAACTAAACTAAAACTAACAGTTCTGATATCTAGGCACTGTCATAAAATATCAGAAAATGGTCAACATATTTTTTGGCACAGTATTTCACTGATCACAGATGCAAGCTACAGAAAGTGACTCTAATACTTCCCAAAAAATCTTCGAAAAAATGTACGAATGTGATTTCCATTAACTGATATTTAACTAGCATGACAGGCATAAACACAATTAGTGTAAGTAAACTGCGTTGCCAACTATTTTTTGAATGGAGCGTTGCTAACTGGAATAGTGAGCAATTGGCAAGTATATCACATGGTCACATCCGTCATCCAGAGTTAATCATACGTCTGTGATCGAAATTACTCCggaaaaagaaatataaaacCTAATGAAATGATGCTGCTTACTTTGTGATATCACTCTAACTCTCCCGAAAATCAATCTATATAAGACTATAAGTTGGAAAAACTCCAAGTTACTACTTCCCAACCCTTTTACTCTCTATAAGTTCATTATTACATTAATATGTTGTAGAAGTAACAACAGCTCcactcatcaaagaaaaaaaaaccagaaagaataagaaaaaaatggtTGACAATGAAAGACTTGCTCATATTCCTTATTACTCAAAAAGGAATGCCACCATTGAGGCTGCTTAAAATTCAAGCACTTAAATCAGAATTATATGGGCAAAGAGAAAAGAATTGAAGAAATTCGATAAGTAACAAGGTGTAATCACGatcaataaaagaagaaaatcaagcCAACTGAgttgaaaagaagaaataaacaAATGAGTGGGGCACACATTACCCGGAATGAGTCTCAATGGCTTCCATCTGCCGCAAAACTATCCACAACCAGAATGTGATCATGTGCCCAGGACAAATTGCAGGCCCAAGAAAAGACGGGATTCCCAGGATCAAGATTTCAGCCCAATGTGCATAGGGCGCGGCAAAACCAATAGGAGCAGTATATTCATGGTGAACCCGGTGAATTTTCTCGTAGAACCATTTCCCATGAAGGAATCTGTGCAACCAGTAGTTGGTGTAATCCTCAACTGTGAAATACACTAACAACTGTGCCATAATCTCCCACCCAGATGGCAATGGCAAACCCGTTCCGATTCCAACCATCTGTGAAGcccaaagaaggaaaaagaaggaaCCCAAATTAATAGGAATTTTATGGtcaaaaatgaattttaaaattttgaagtaGGCCTCTAACATCTAAAATGTCTTATACCCTATTTGAAAGTATCCAAAAAGCAATAAAATCGTTAGCTGAAAGAGTGAAGACTAAGAAATTGACCCAAGATATGACCAGGCAATTGTGTAGGCTGGCCTTCTCTAATAAACAATGCACTTTAATATTCTCAAAATCATATCTGCAttgaaaaaactgaaaattttataaAGAATAACCCAAAGTCAAGAAGAAATGGCAAAATATTTTATTCATCTCCGACATACGAAACCTTAGAGATCCGATTATAGAGAGGATAATTTTGCATGGGTTAACCGATAAGCTTCATAAAATTGTGTAAAATAAATCGCCTTCATCGACATAATTAACAACaattacagaaaaacaaaaaagaaagctcaaattacccaaaagtACCTCAATAGACGGGTACGACACGAGTTGCAGAGGCCCAACAACGAGGAAGAAGAGGACCATGA is a genomic window of Tripterygium wilfordii isolate XIE 37 chromosome 16, ASM1340144v1, whole genome shotgun sequence containing:
- the LOC119980947 gene encoding probable calcium-binding protein CML13 translates to MGKDLSDDQVSSMKEAFTLFDTDGDGKIAPSELGILMRSLGGNPTQAQLKSIIAEEKLTAPFDFSRFLDLMAKHLKSEPFDRQLRDAFNVLDKENTGSVTVSDLRHILINIGEKLESSEFDEWIREVDVGSDGKIRYEDFIARMVAK
- the LOC119980425 gene encoding methylsterol monooxygenase 1-1-like; translation: MLPYATIDDAAAALGRNLTFAEKLWFNYSAQKSDYFLFCHNILFLFFVFSMAPLPLVVAEVMRSMGIEKYKIQPKLRLSLSEIFRCYKDVMVLFFLVVGPLQLVSYPSIEMVGIGTGLPLPSGWEIMAQLLVYFTVEDYTNYWLHRFLHGKWFYEKIHRVHHEYTAPIGFAAPYAHWAEILILGIPSFLGPAICPGHMITFWLWIVLRQMEAIETHSGYDFPWIPTKYIPFYGGAEYHDYHHYVGGQSHSNFASVFTYCDFIYGTDKGYRYQRKLLSKLKEGSESNGEQNGGSYNLKSD